A region from the Aliarcobacter thereius LMG 24486 genome encodes:
- the pseI gene encoding pseudaminic acid synthase gives MKIGKFDLNKDGTYIIAELSANHNGSLEVAKETIKAAKEIGANAIKLQTYRADTMTINSNNEDFMISGGTLWDGKNLYELYEEAYTPWEWHKELFDYARSLDIDIFSTPFDKSAVDFLEQFNPSAYKIASFEITDYELVKYTASKGKPIIISTGIATIDEIQDVVNICKSVGNEDIILLKCTSEYPAKLEEANLKTIQNMKETFGVEVGFSDHTMGHIAPVVAVTLGAKIIEKHFIIDKSIGGADADFSLDKKEFEDMIKAVRDSEKLLGKVEYSLNEKRTKQRRFARSLYISKDIKKGEIFNTDNIRSVRPGYGLHPKYLNDIIGKVSKKDYKFGDRLEMF, from the coding sequence ATGAAGATAGGAAAATTTGATTTAAATAAAGATGGAACTTATATAATTGCAGAGTTAAGTGCAAATCACAATGGAAGTTTAGAGGTAGCAAAAGAGACTATAAAAGCTGCAAAGGAAATTGGGGCAAATGCAATAAAACTTCAAACATATCGTGCTGATACAATGACTATAAATAGTAATAATGAAGATTTTATGATAAGTGGTGGAACACTTTGGGATGGAAAAAATCTTTATGAACTTTATGAAGAAGCATATACTCCTTGGGAGTGGCATAAAGAACTTTTTGATTATGCAAGAAGTTTAGATATAGATATTTTCTCAACACCTTTCGATAAAAGTGCAGTTGATTTTCTTGAACAATTTAATCCAAGTGCTTATAAAATTGCATCTTTTGAAATAACAGATTATGAACTTGTAAAATATACAGCAAGTAAAGGAAAACCAATAATTATAAGTACAGGTATTGCAACTATTGATGAGATACAAGATGTTGTGAATATTTGTAAAAGTGTTGGAAATGAAGATATTATTCTTTTAAAATGTACAAGTGAATATCCAGCAAAGCTAGAAGAAGCAAATTTAAAAACAATACAAAATATGAAGGAAACATTTGGTGTAGAAGTTGGTTTTTCTGATCATACTATGGGACATATTGCACCAGTTGTTGCAGTTACTTTAGGAGCAAAGATTATAGAGAAACATTTTATTATTGATAAAAGTATAGGTGGAGCAGATGCTGATTTTTCTTTAGATAAAAAAGAGTTTGAAGATATGATAAAAGCTGTTAGAGATAGTGAAAAGTTGTTAGGAAAAGTAGAATATAGTTTAAATGAAAAAAGAACAAAACAGCGTCGTTTTGCAAGAAGTCTATATATATCAAAAGATATAAAAAAAGGAGAAATATTTAATACTGATAATATACGAAGTGTAAGACCAGGGTATGGGCTTCATCCTAAATATTTAAACGATATTATTGGGAAGGTTTCTAAAAAAGATTATAAATTTGGTGATAGATTGGAAATGTTTTAA
- the pseH gene encoding UDP-4-amino-4,6-dideoxy-N-acetyl-beta-L-altrosamine N-acetyltransferase → MKEIKLINFTDLSNDEKKIILEWRNNPNIKKWMYTQDDIILENHLNFIDSLKNSKEKLYFLVKKEDENIGVIYFTQIKQNESLHMGVYTNPNLKGYGKILLETIINFSFEILKVVKIYSEVYFENEKAYLLYKSYGFKEYAEKIVNNKKVICMDLNNKGKI, encoded by the coding sequence ATGAAAGAGATAAAATTAATAAATTTTACAGATTTAAGTAATGATGAAAAAAAGATAATTTTAGAATGGAGAAATAATCCAAATATAAAAAAATGGATGTATACTCAAGATGATATAATTCTAGAGAATCATTTAAATTTTATAGATAGTTTAAAGAATAGTAAAGAAAAATTATATTTTTTGGTAAAAAAAGAAGATGAAAATATCGGAGTAATTTATTTTACTCAGATTAAACAAAATGAGAGTTTACATATGGGAGTATATACAAATCCAAATTTAAAAGGTTATGGTAAAATCTTATTGGAAACTATCATAAATTTTTCATTTGAGATTCTAAAAGTAGTAAAGATATATTCAGAAGTCTATTTTGAAAATGAAAAAGCTTATTTATTATATAAATCTTATGGTTTTAAAGAGTATGCAGAGAAGATAGTAAACAATAAGAAAGTTATTTGTATGGATTTAAATAATAAAGGTAAAATATGA
- a CDS encoding flagellin, whose product MKINTNVSSLTAQEAATNTNNSIKNSLEKLSTGLKINKASDDASGLAIADKLRTQVTSINQGVSNGNSAVALLQIADKSMAEQSQILDTIKAKLIQANTDTTSEDGRNAIAKDISKLLEQLDNIAKQTNYNGTNLLQETRTGTGPKGTLSFQIGENVGDMITTKSVQANTVGFSLNQLVTDSAATTFTRAMATAGQSKVDAALTTLNGYRGDIGSTQNQIESAVRNLMTQSTNIKNAESVLRDVDYAEESANFNKLNIISQAGSYAISQSNAVSQNVLRLLQ is encoded by the coding sequence ATGAAAATTAATACGAACGTTTCATCTTTAACAGCTCAAGAAGCAGCAACAAATACTAATAATAGTATTAAAAACTCTTTAGAGAAACTTTCTACTGGATTAAAAATCAATAAAGCTAGTGATGATGCTTCTGGTCTTGCTATTGCTGATAAACTTAGAACTCAAGTTACATCTATAAATCAAGGTGTTTCAAATGGTAACTCTGCTGTTGCTTTACTTCAAATTGCTGATAAATCTATGGCTGAACAATCTCAAATTCTGGATACAATAAAAGCAAAACTAATCCAAGCAAACACTGATACTACTTCAGAAGATGGTAGAAATGCTATTGCAAAAGATATTAGTAAACTCTTAGAACAGCTTGATAATATTGCAAAACAGACAAACTATAATGGAACAAATCTTTTGCAAGAGACTAGAACAGGTACTGGCCCAAAAGGGACATTATCTTTTCAAATTGGTGAAAATGTAGGTGATATGATTACTACAAAATCTGTTCAAGCGAATACTGTTGGATTTTCACTAAATCAATTAGTAACAGATTCTGCAGCAACTACCTTTACAAGAGCAATGGCAACTGCTGGACAGAGTAAAGTTGATGCAGCTCTTACAACTTTAAATGGATATAGAGGAGATATAGGTTCTACTCAAAACCAAATTGAATCAGCAGTTAGAAACTTAATGACTCAATCTACAAATATTAAAAATGCGGAATCAGTTTTAAGAGATGTTGATTATGCTGAAGAGAGTGCAAACTTTAATAAACTAAATATCATCTCTCAAGCTGGGTCGTATGCGATTAGCCAATCAAATGCTGTTTCTCAAAATGTATTAAGATTACTTCAGTAA
- a CDS encoding formyltransferase family protein: MNNILIVTIKDWNIKNYFKLKENLYKEYNFHIIDNKEELTLDNIRKINPKYIFFPHWSWIIPENIYKNYECILFHMTDLPYGRGGSPLQNLIINKVYNTKISAIKVSKELDEGDVYLKEDFDISKGSAKEIYENASKLIFKKLIPNILRQNPTPVRQEGDIVLFKRRTPEQSNIKTLNDISINNLYDFIRMLDAPSYPKAYLELDNLKIELSEVIIKDGKLEGRFEVSKDE; this comes from the coding sequence ATGAATAATATTTTAATTGTAACAATAAAAGATTGGAATATTAAGAATTATTTTAAATTGAAAGAAAATTTATATAAAGAATATAACTTTCATATAATTGATAATAAAGAAGAATTGACTTTAGATAATATTAGAAAAATTAATCCAAAATATATATTTTTCCCACATTGGTCATGGATAATTCCAGAAAATATATATAAAAATTATGAGTGTATTTTATTTCATATGACTGATTTACCTTATGGAAGAGGTGGAAGCCCTTTACAAAATTTAATTATAAATAAAGTATATAATACAAAAATAAGTGCAATTAAAGTATCAAAAGAGTTAGATGAAGGAGATGTTTATTTAAAAGAAGATTTTGATATTTCAAAGGGAAGTGCAAAAGAGATTTATGAAAATGCTTCAAAACTGATTTTTAAAAAATTAATACCAAATATCTTAAGACAAAATCCAACTCCAGTAAGACAAGAAGGAGATATTGTATTATTTAAAAGAAGAACACCAGAACAAAGTAATATAAAAACATTAAATGATATTTCTATTAATAACTTATATGATTTTATTAGGATGCTAGATGCTCCTAGTTACCCTAAAGCTTATTTAGAACTTGATAATTTGAAAATTGAGCTATCTGAAGTTATAATAAAAGATGGAAAACTTGAAGGAAGATTTGAGGTCTCTAAAGATGAATAA
- a CDS encoding motility associated factor glycosyltransferase family protein, which produces MTEAQIELQNALTTTFLANLAFLSEYDNELYHRVDELSRMIEDGSYQEKYALEFNMQDGDFDIYDILNDKYLYNKNPKKFNDNLVRNTELDIKNTIINIAQYFNIKTDVDIDKSKRFELNTMNELNSLTYCDIQEYTKTLNDFLDQKKKRFKKIDKFIFLGTLLGRHIPRIAQKVDASSYLVLERNLEIFRLSLFTVDYTLLAKKGVVFSVMDNYLEEENRIMKFLNTSVFDNYILKLTTTGINIDKYIDAILTTLSHLNPLTYDYNRKLYIQMNRATQYLEEYRTLNFGSIKKKCNILRNTPILYLAAGPSLDDNLEWIKANQNNFFIVTIGSAYKKLINNGIKIDLITTLDEQQFLADMQFDDENVAKIDKNTIILASSITNKEVLNKFKQENLFLYEVFIPFYKNNIAFSGYSIGEVTLDILLHFNAKEIYLIGLDLALNQETGESHSKDAGSGVSRLNLDEVQTREVFSERKSLIKVKGNNKDEVFTTAIFYVSIKEAERKIKNTEVKDLKIYNLSNNGAYFEGTIPTNKDDIKLKPINKEINLKSYLEENSNKSLDKDSKKSIKEELDFMDTKIKIILEDIENTDFKNYDEFCEKAISIISIVFENKYFMIYQYLYQYFILYIPYLTYHFNDSKIKNEAKQLNKIKMVFVSQMNKTLDDYIFMVKRVL; this is translated from the coding sequence ATGACAGAAGCACAAATAGAGTTACAAAATGCACTTACAACAACATTTTTAGCAAATTTAGCTTTTCTAAGTGAGTATGATAATGAACTTTATCATAGAGTAGATGAGTTATCAAGAATGATAGAAGATGGAAGTTATCAAGAAAAATATGCACTTGAATTTAATATGCAAGATGGAGATTTTGATATATATGATATTTTAAATGATAAATATCTGTATAATAAGAATCCAAAAAAATTTAATGATAATTTGGTAAGAAATACAGAATTAGATATTAAAAACACTATTATAAATATAGCACAATATTTTAATATTAAAACCGATGTAGATATTGATAAAAGTAAAAGATTTGAACTAAATACTATGAATGAGTTAAATTCATTAACATATTGTGATATACAAGAATATACAAAAACATTAAATGATTTTTTAGACCAAAAAAAGAAAAGATTTAAGAAAATAGATAAATTTATATTTTTGGGTACACTTCTAGGAAGACATATTCCAAGAATTGCACAAAAAGTAGATGCAAGTTCATATTTAGTTTTGGAGAGAAATTTAGAGATATTTAGATTGTCTTTGTTTACTGTAGATTATACTCTTTTGGCAAAAAAAGGGGTAGTTTTTTCTGTAATGGATAATTATTTAGAAGAAGAGAATAGGATTATGAAGTTTTTAAATACTTCAGTATTTGATAACTATATATTAAAACTTACTACAACAGGAATTAATATAGATAAATATATAGATGCTATTTTGACAACATTGTCTCATTTGAATCCATTAACATATGATTACAATAGAAAATTATATATACAGATGAATAGAGCCACACAATATTTAGAAGAGTATAGAACATTAAATTTTGGAAGTATAAAAAAGAAATGTAATATTCTTAGAAATACACCAATTTTATATTTAGCTGCTGGTCCATCATTGGATGATAATTTAGAGTGGATAAAAGCAAATCAGAATAATTTTTTTATAGTTACAATTGGTTCTGCATATAAAAAGCTAATTAATAATGGTATAAAAATAGACCTAATTACAACTTTAGATGAACAACAGTTTTTAGCAGATATGCAATTTGATGATGAAAATGTAGCAAAGATTGATAAAAATACTATTATTTTAGCTTCAAGTATCACAAATAAAGAGGTATTAAATAAGTTTAAGCAAGAGAATCTTTTTTTATATGAGGTGTTTATTCCTTTTTATAAAAACAACATAGCATTTAGTGGGTACAGTATAGGAGAAGTTACATTAGATATTTTACTTCATTTTAATGCAAAAGAGATTTATCTAATAGGGCTTGATTTAGCTCTAAACCAAGAAACTGGAGAGAGCCATTCAAAAGATGCAGGTTCAGGTGTTAGTAGATTAAATTTAGATGAAGTCCAAACAAGAGAAGTTTTTAGTGAAAGAAAAAGTTTAATTAAAGTAAAGGGAAATAATAAAGATGAAGTATTTACAACAGCAATATTTTATGTATCTATAAAAGAAGCTGAGAGAAAGATAAAAAATACTGAAGTAAAAGATTTAAAGATATATAATTTATCAAATAATGGAGCATATTTTGAAGGTACAATACCTACAAATAAAGATGATATAAAACTAAAACCTATAAATAAAGAAATAAATCTAAAAAGTTATTTAGAAGAAAATTCAAATAAATCTTTGGATAAAGATTCAAAAAAATCTATAAAGGAAGAGTTAGATTTTATGGATACCAAAATTAAGATTATATTAGAAGATATTGAGAATACAGATTTTAAAAATTATGATGAGTTTTGTGAAAAGGCTATCTCTATTATTTCTATTGTATTTGAAAATAAATATTTTATGATTTATCAGTATTTGTATCAATATTTTATTCTTTATATACCATATTTGACTTATCATTTTAATGACTCAAAGATAAAAAATGAAGCTAAGCAACTAAATAAAATTAAAATGGTTTTTGTGTCTCAAATGAATAAAACACTAGATGATTATATATTTATGGTAAAAAGGGTTTTATAA
- a CDS encoding helicase-related protein, whose protein sequence is MKQNSWQEDLKNLLNCDLKELYPIARSLNRKLEFYVGPTNSGKTYNAMQKLKEANSGLYLAPLRLLALEGHEDLKSSNINSSLITGEEQVLDEDAAHICSTIEMLDFDLEVDVAVIDEVQMLEDSERGWAWVNAIIGVPAKKVIMTGSVNALEAVKKIVQYLGEDLEIIKHKRKNPLNVLEKYTSLDNLEDGTALIAFSRAEVLKLKQKLQKKYSVSVIYGNLSPEVRRDEARRFREKQSQILIATDAISMGLNLPIKTILFTNDTKFDGVRKRKISVNEIVQIAGRAGRFGLFEAGYLGATRRDILEYIKYEFEQPIKTIKPPFKVKINNKQLQDLSMHLKTKSLTKVLNFFSLNMKFSGPFEAANLSSMLEASKIVDNKDLLNMEEKYLLAQAPITIKSTIILQAYDSYIASIVKKRVNHYKPSITLPKKAITQRDLLLVEDEVKKISLYLWLSYKLPELFPDSEKAYILRNSFNSFIEKSLKGRLLDDRDFDRKKDDKVLNRSNRNRKRDSNNSFKKPFKRN, encoded by the coding sequence ATGAAACAAAATAGCTGGCAAGAAGATTTAAAAAATTTATTAAATTGTGATTTAAAAGAGTTATATCCAATAGCAAGAAGCTTAAATAGAAAATTAGAATTTTATGTTGGACCTACAAATAGTGGTAAAACATATAATGCAATGCAAAAATTAAAAGAGGCAAATAGTGGTTTATATTTAGCTCCACTTAGACTTTTGGCTTTAGAAGGGCATGAAGATTTAAAATCATCAAATATAAATAGCTCATTAATTACAGGAGAAGAGCAAGTTTTAGATGAAGATGCTGCTCATATTTGCTCAACTATTGAGATGTTAGATTTTGATTTAGAAGTTGATGTTGCAGTAATAGATGAAGTTCAAATGCTTGAAGATAGTGAAAGAGGCTGGGCTTGGGTAAATGCAATTATTGGAGTTCCTGCAAAAAAAGTAATAATGACAGGAAGTGTAAATGCACTTGAAGCAGTTAAAAAAATTGTTCAATACTTAGGTGAAGATTTAGAAATAATAAAACATAAAAGAAAAAATCCTTTAAATGTTTTAGAAAAATATACAAGCCTTGATAATCTTGAAGATGGAACTGCTTTAATAGCTTTTTCAAGAGCAGAAGTTTTAAAATTAAAACAAAAACTTCAGAAAAAATACTCTGTATCAGTGATTTATGGAAATTTATCTCCTGAAGTACGACGAGATGAAGCAAGAAGATTTAGAGAAAAACAGAGCCAAATACTAATAGCAACAGATGCAATAAGTATGGGATTAAATCTTCCAATAAAGACAATATTATTTACAAATGATACAAAATTTGATGGTGTAAGAAAAAGAAAAATATCTGTAAATGAGATTGTCCAAATAGCTGGTCGTGCTGGAAGATTTGGGCTTTTTGAAGCTGGGTATTTAGGAGCTACACGAAGAGATATTTTAGAATATATAAAATATGAGTTTGAACAGCCAATAAAAACTATAAAACCACCATTTAAAGTAAAAATAAATAATAAACAACTACAAGATTTATCAATGCATTTAAAGACAAAATCCTTAACAAAAGTATTGAACTTCTTCTCTTTGAATATGAAGTTTAGCGGACCTTTTGAAGCAGCGAATCTTTCAAGTATGCTTGAAGCTTCAAAAATAGTTGATAATAAAGATTTATTAAATATGGAAGAGAAATATCTTTTGGCTCAAGCACCAATAACTATAAAATCAACAATTATTTTACAAGCATATGATTCGTATATTGCAAGTATTGTTAAAAAAAGAGTAAATCACTATAAACCATCTATAACTTTACCTAAAAAAGCTATTACTCAAAGAGATTTACTTTTAGTTGAAGATGAAGTTAAAAAAATATCTTTATATTTATGGCTTTCATATAAGCTTCCTGAACTTTTCCCAGATAGTGAAAAGGCATATATATTAAGAAACTCTTTTAATAGTTTTATAGAAAAATCTTTAAAAGGAAGATTATTAGATGATAGAGATTTTGATAGAAAGAAAGATGATAAAGTGCTAAATAGAAGCAACAGAAATAGAAAAAGAGATAGTAACAATTCGTTTAAAAAACCTTTTAAACGAAATTAA
- a CDS encoding flagellin: MRINTNVSSLTAQEASTNTNKNISNSLEKLSSGLRINKASDDASGLAIADKLRTQVTSINQGVSNGNSAVALLQIADKSMAEQSTILDTIKAKLIQANTDTTSQDGRDAIAKDVSKLLEQLNNIAEQTNYNGTNLLQGARGAVAGQSALSFQIGENVGDMITTKAIQANTNGYSLTVLSGAAGGATFTRAQATAGQTAVDKAITALNGYRGDIGSTQNQVESAIRNLMTQSTNIKAAESVIRDVDYAQESANFNKLNIISQAGSYAISQANATQQNVLRLLQ, encoded by the coding sequence ATGAGAATTAATACAAACGTATCTTCACTTACAGCTCAAGAAGCTTCAACAAACACAAATAAAAACATTTCTAACTCTTTAGAAAAACTTTCTTCTGGTTTAAGAATCAATAAAGCTTCTGATGATGCTTCTGGTCTTGCTATTGCTGATAAATTAAGAACTCAAGTTACTTCTATAAACCAAGGTGTTTCTAACGGTAACTCTGCTGTTGCTTTATTACAAATTGCTGATAAATCTATGGCTGAGCAATCAACTATTCTTGATACAATCAAAGCAAAACTAATCCAAGCAAATACTGATACTACTTCTCAAGATGGTAGAGATGCTATTGCAAAAGATGTTAGTAAACTTTTAGAGCAATTAAATAATATTGCTGAACAAACAAACTATAATGGTACAAACCTTTTACAAGGAGCTAGAGGTGCTGTTGCTGGACAGTCTGCATTAAGTTTTCAAATTGGTGAAAATGTAGGTGATATGATTACTACAAAAGCAATTCAAGCAAATACTAATGGTTATTCACTAACTGTATTATCAGGCGCAGCTGGTGGAGCAACATTCACAAGAGCACAAGCTACAGCAGGTCAAACAGCAGTTGATAAAGCAATTACTGCTCTAAATGGATATAGAGGAGATATAGGTTCTACTCAAAACCAAGTTGAATCAGCTATTAGAAACTTAATGACTCAATCAACAAATATTAAAGCAGCTGAATCTGTAATTAGAGATGTTGATTATGCACAAGAGTCTGCAAACTTTAATAAGTTGAATATCATTTCTCAAGCTGGTTCATATGCAATCAGTCAAGCTAATGCTACTCAACAAAATGTTCTAAGACTACTTCAATAG
- the trmA gene encoding tRNA (uridine(54)-C5)-methyltransferase TrmA produces MQCDYFASCASCTLHNMSYDEQLNFKIDREKDRFKDLIDFSKTPLDIIKSKESNFRNRAEFRIWWEKDEKSGKDILSYAMNDFDKNILQINSCSIVSPKIAELMPKLLEELQKDMILSFRLFAIEFLSSSTDDILITLIYHKKLEDEWISLAKTLETKFPIKIIGRSKKQKIVLSKNFIEESLNIENKSFRFNYEENGFTQPNTYVNIKMIEWVLNNTKDSNKDLCELYCGGGNFTIPLSTKFNKVLATEISKTSIKSALKNCELNNISNIKFIRMSSEEFVEALNEVRAFNRLKNIDLKSYDFDTIFMDPPRSGLDDTTRALAKNFENIIYISCNPETLHRDLKELIKTHNILRFALFDQFAYSEHIESGIILKRK; encoded by the coding sequence ATGCAGTGTGATTATTTTGCTTCGTGTGCTTCGTGTACTTTACACAATATGTCTTATGATGAACAATTAAATTTTAAAATAGATAGAGAAAAAGATAGATTCAAAGATTTAATAGATTTTTCTAAAACTCCTCTTGATATTATAAAAAGTAAAGAGTCAAATTTCAGAAATAGAGCTGAATTCAGAATTTGGTGGGAAAAAGATGAAAAATCTGGAAAAGATATTTTATCTTATGCTATGAATGATTTTGATAAAAATATCTTACAAATCAACTCTTGCTCTATTGTTAGCCCAAAAATTGCTGAACTTATGCCAAAACTTTTAGAAGAGCTACAAAAAGATATGATTTTATCTTTTAGACTTTTTGCTATTGAATTTTTAAGTTCGAGTACAGATGATATTTTAATAACTTTAATTTATCACAAAAAGCTAGAAGATGAATGGATAAGTCTAGCAAAAACTTTAGAAACAAAATTTCCTATAAAAATAATAGGAAGAAGCAAAAAACAAAAAATAGTTTTAAGTAAAAACTTTATTGAAGAGAGTTTAAATATTGAAAATAAGAGTTTTAGATTTAACTATGAAGAGAATGGTTTTACTCAACCAAATACTTATGTAAATATAAAAATGATTGAGTGGGTTTTAAACAATACAAAAGATTCAAATAAAGATTTATGTGAGCTTTATTGTGGTGGTGGAAATTTTACAATTCCTCTTTCTACAAAATTCAATAAAGTTTTAGCCACAGAAATCTCAAAAACATCTATAAAATCTGCTTTAAAAAACTGTGAACTAAACAATATTTCAAATATAAAGTTTATAAGAATGAGCTCTGAAGAGTTTGTTGAAGCTTTAAATGAAGTTCGTGCTTTTAATAGATTAAAAAATATAGATTTAAAATCTTATGATTTTGATACTATTTTTATGGACCCACCAAGAAGTGGACTTGATGATACAACAAGAGCTTTAGCAAAAAATTTCGAAAATATTATCTATATATCTTGCAACCCTGAAACTCTACATAGAGATTTAAAAGAACTTATCAAAACTCATAATATCCTAAGATTCGCACTATTTGACCAGTTTGCATATAGTGAACATATTGAATCTGGAATAATTTTAAAAAGAAAATAG
- a CDS encoding PIG-L deacetylase family protein: protein MNKKILIVAAHPDDEVLGCFGTVARLIQEGYEAYTLILGEGKTSRDEKRVVENKKDEIEILNSEIKRANDTIGIKKTFIYNFPDNRFDSVDLLDIVKVISKVKEEIRPDIIFTHYENDLNIDHQITYKAVITATRPMQNESVKEIYSFEILSSTEWNYPLSFSPDTFFDIEDTLDLKICAMKEYKSELCIYPHPRSIEGIELNAKYNGMRVGKKYVEAFKSVRVIR from the coding sequence ATGAATAAAAAAATATTAATAGTAGCAGCCCATCCAGATGATGAGGTTTTAGGATGTTTTGGAACGGTCGCAAGATTAATTCAAGAAGGCTATGAAGCATATACTTTGATATTGGGTGAAGGAAAAACAAGCAGAGATGAAAAAAGAGTGGTTGAAAATAAAAAAGATGAAATAGAGATTTTAAATAGCGAAATAAAAAGAGCAAATGATACTATAGGAATAAAAAAAACTTTTATTTATAATTTTCCTGATAATAGATTTGATAGTGTTGATTTATTGGATATTGTAAAAGTAATTTCAAAAGTAAAAGAAGAGATTCGCCCAGATATTATTTTTACTCATTATGAAAATGATTTAAATATTGACCATCAAATTACATATAAAGCAGTTATAACTGCAACTAGACCTATGCAAAATGAAAGCGTAAAAGAAATTTATAGCTTTGAAATTTTATCCTCAACAGAATGGAATTATCCATTATCATTCTCTCCAGATACATTTTTTGATATAGAGGATACCTTGGATTTGAAAATTTGTGCTATGAAAGAATATAAATCAGAACTTTGTATTTATCCACATCCAAGAAGTATTGAGGGAATAGAGCTAAATGCAAAATATAATGGCATGAGAGTTGGTAAAAAATATGTTGAAGCTTTTAAAAGTGTGAGAGTAATAAGATGA